One Gossypium hirsutum isolate 1008001.06 chromosome A11, Gossypium_hirsutum_v2.1, whole genome shotgun sequence genomic window carries:
- the LOC107889536 gene encoding light-inducible protein CPRF2 isoform X2, translating into MHKTTKKPANHPTNHTMDRVFSVEEIPDHFWSSSAPDDDKNKSPGSEMNRSASEWAFQQFLREEVDKKGEDNEEEEAKENGCFENNKHDNIPADVEDYQAFLKKKLNLACAAVAMSMAYFAKPQDSATRADRGSQASNTPQLGSKTVSRRLNSSLKLLISRAGDKDDNAVAEVLSFPSGQKKFRAQVRPSTSTGSSKEQSDEDEVEGENETTENMDPADVKRVRRMLSNRESARRSRRRKQAHLTELESQVSQLRVENADLLKSLTDISQRYNEAAVNNRILKADVETLKAKVKMAEEAVKRTTGLNPVFHALPEIPSMSSFDGCPSDTSTDAAVYEEDGPKHTLYQAAANDSISTHDLRINNALADISSVENIQPVSEGSAVTGNKIGRTASLHRVASLEHLQKRIGGGVSLNGKQ; encoded by the exons ATGCATAAAACGACGAAAAAGCCCGCAAACCACCCAACCAATCACACAATGGATAGAGTTTTCTCCGTTGAAGAAATCCCCGACCATTTCTGGTCTTCTTCCGCCCCCGACGACGATAAAAACAAAAGCCCCGGTTCTGAAATGAACCGTAGTGCTTCGGAGTGGGCTTTTCAGCAGTTCCTTAGAGAAGAAGTTGATAAGAAAGGTGAAGATAACGAAGAGGAGGAAGCTAAGGAGAATGGGTgttttgaaaataataaacacGACAATATTCCTGCAGATGTAGAGGATTATCAGGCTTTTCTTAAGAAGAAACTTAACTTGGCTTGTGCTGCTGTTGCCATGTCAATG GCTTATTTTGCAAAACCTCAAGACTCTGCTACTAGAGCCGACAGGGGGTCACAGGCATCTAATACTCCACAATTGGGATCCAAAACTGTTTCCAGACGTTTAAATTCATCACTGAAGCTTCTAATAAGCA GAGCCGGTGACAAGGATGATAATGCAGTGGCTGAAGTTCTTTCTTTTCCCAGTGGACAGAAAAAATTTAGAGCTCAAGTGAGGCCAAGCACAAGTACTGGATCGTCAAAAGAACAGTCGGACGAGGATGAAGTTGAAGGTGAAAATGAAACAACGGAGAACATGGATCCTGCTGATGTAAAACGTGTAAGGAG GATGCTTTCAAATCGAGAGTCTGCTAGGCGTTCTAGAAGAAGAAAACAGGCCCATTTGACAGAACTTGAGTCACAG GTTTCTCAATTAAGAGTTGAAAATGCAGACTTATTGAAGAGTTTGACTGACATTAGTCAAAGGTACAATGAAGCAGCAGTTAACAACAGAATTTTAAAAGCTGATGTTGAAACATTGAAAGCAAAG GTAAAAATGGCTGAAGAGGCAGTCAAAAGAACTACTGGTTTGAACCCTGTGTTCCATGCATTACCTGAGATACCAAGCATGTCATCATTTGATGGATGTCCCTCTGATACTTCAACGGATGCTGCAGTTTATGAGGAAGATGGTCCAAAGCATACCCTTTATCAGGCTGCTGCTAACGATTCGATATCCACTCATGACCTTAGAATCAACAATGCACTCGCAGATATTTCTTCAGTTGAAAATATACAACCTGTTTCTGAAGGATCAGCAGTGACAGGAAACAAAATTGGGCGGACAGCTTCTTTGCATCGAGTGGCTAGCTTGGAGCATCTGCAAAAGAGGATCGGTGGGGGTGTAAGCCTGAATGGGAAGCAATAG
- the LOC107889536 gene encoding light-inducible protein CPRF2 isoform X1 yields the protein MHKTTKKPANHPTNHTMDRVFSVEEIPDHFWSSSAPDDDKNKSPGSEMNRSASEWAFQQFLREEVDKKGEDNEEEEAKENGCFENNKHDNIPADVEDYQAFLKKKLNLACAAVAMSMQAYFAKPQDSATRADRGSQASNTPQLGSKTVSRRLNSSLKLLISRAGDKDDNAVAEVLSFPSGQKKFRAQVRPSTSTGSSKEQSDEDEVEGENETTENMDPADVKRVRRMLSNRESARRSRRRKQAHLTELESQVSQLRVENADLLKSLTDISQRYNEAAVNNRILKADVETLKAKVKMAEEAVKRTTGLNPVFHALPEIPSMSSFDGCPSDTSTDAAVYEEDGPKHTLYQAAANDSISTHDLRINNALADISSVENIQPVSEGSAVTGNKIGRTASLHRVASLEHLQKRIGGGVSLNGKQ from the exons ATGCATAAAACGACGAAAAAGCCCGCAAACCACCCAACCAATCACACAATGGATAGAGTTTTCTCCGTTGAAGAAATCCCCGACCATTTCTGGTCTTCTTCCGCCCCCGACGACGATAAAAACAAAAGCCCCGGTTCTGAAATGAACCGTAGTGCTTCGGAGTGGGCTTTTCAGCAGTTCCTTAGAGAAGAAGTTGATAAGAAAGGTGAAGATAACGAAGAGGAGGAAGCTAAGGAGAATGGGTgttttgaaaataataaacacGACAATATTCCTGCAGATGTAGAGGATTATCAGGCTTTTCTTAAGAAGAAACTTAACTTGGCTTGTGCTGCTGTTGCCATGTCAATG CAGGCTTATTTTGCAAAACCTCAAGACTCTGCTACTAGAGCCGACAGGGGGTCACAGGCATCTAATACTCCACAATTGGGATCCAAAACTGTTTCCAGACGTTTAAATTCATCACTGAAGCTTCTAATAAGCA GAGCCGGTGACAAGGATGATAATGCAGTGGCTGAAGTTCTTTCTTTTCCCAGTGGACAGAAAAAATTTAGAGCTCAAGTGAGGCCAAGCACAAGTACTGGATCGTCAAAAGAACAGTCGGACGAGGATGAAGTTGAAGGTGAAAATGAAACAACGGAGAACATGGATCCTGCTGATGTAAAACGTGTAAGGAG GATGCTTTCAAATCGAGAGTCTGCTAGGCGTTCTAGAAGAAGAAAACAGGCCCATTTGACAGAACTTGAGTCACAG GTTTCTCAATTAAGAGTTGAAAATGCAGACTTATTGAAGAGTTTGACTGACATTAGTCAAAGGTACAATGAAGCAGCAGTTAACAACAGAATTTTAAAAGCTGATGTTGAAACATTGAAAGCAAAG GTAAAAATGGCTGAAGAGGCAGTCAAAAGAACTACTGGTTTGAACCCTGTGTTCCATGCATTACCTGAGATACCAAGCATGTCATCATTTGATGGATGTCCCTCTGATACTTCAACGGATGCTGCAGTTTATGAGGAAGATGGTCCAAAGCATACCCTTTATCAGGCTGCTGCTAACGATTCGATATCCACTCATGACCTTAGAATCAACAATGCACTCGCAGATATTTCTTCAGTTGAAAATATACAACCTGTTTCTGAAGGATCAGCAGTGACAGGAAACAAAATTGGGCGGACAGCTTCTTTGCATCGAGTGGCTAGCTTGGAGCATCTGCAAAAGAGGATCGGTGGGGGTGTAAGCCTGAATGGGAAGCAATAG
- the LOC107889528 gene encoding NPL4-like protein 1 isoform X2 translates to MPQRQQNFLQKWSVRAFLEGSLSSTFPIENQNNLVTMRTLKNHLDRTKSLPFVKRIADFHLLLFLAMSHGLGSDVLALAACVTTEIVVPEGYQLLVESMANTS, encoded by the exons ATGCCTCAAAGGCAACAGAACTTCTTACAGAAATGGTCGGTAAGGGCTTTTTTGGAG GGATCTCTTTCATCAACCTTTCCTATTGAGAACCAGAACAACCTCGTGACGATGAGGACATTGAAGAATCATCTAGATAGGACAAAGAGCCTTCCATTCGTGAAGCGTATTGCGGATTTCCATTTGCTACTGTTTCTAGCCATGTCTCATGGCCTTGGTTCCGATGTTCTAGCACTAGCAGCGTGTGTTACCACAGAGATAGTAGTACCAGAAGGTTACCAGCTCCTAGTCGAGTCCATGGCCAACACATCCTGA
- the LOC107889528 gene encoding NPL4-like protein 1 isoform X1 yields MPQRQQNFLQKWSVRAFLEVCPLPPYFWVSSYMGSLSSTFPIENQNNLVTMRTLKNHLDRTKSLPFVKRIADFHLLLFLAMSHGLGSDVLALAACVTTEIVVPEGYQLLVESMANTS; encoded by the exons ATGCCTCAAAGGCAACAGAACTTCTTACAGAAATGGTCGGTAAGGGCTTTTTTGGAGGTTTGTCCACTGCCACCTTATTTTTGGGTCTCGTCTTATATG GGATCTCTTTCATCAACCTTTCCTATTGAGAACCAGAACAACCTCGTGACGATGAGGACATTGAAGAATCATCTAGATAGGACAAAGAGCCTTCCATTCGTGAAGCGTATTGCGGATTTCCATTTGCTACTGTTTCTAGCCATGTCTCATGGCCTTGGTTCCGATGTTCTAGCACTAGCAGCGTGTGTTACCACAGAGATAGTAGTACCAGAAGGTTACCAGCTCCTAGTCGAGTCCATGGCCAACACATCCTGA
- the LOC107956137 gene encoding pentatricopeptide repeat-containing protein At1g62680, mitochondrial-like — MSKLDSSLLLHSIVNGGRNLSSFHYSFARYFNTVSNHMETLSENSMSFRQNPKNYHRFDNVDDALTLFNEMIEQLPKRSIVEFTKLLVALVRMRRYATVVSLCSQMELLGVSHNDYSFNILINCFCQLGGIDSGFSVLVKMLKLDVKPDVVTSSTLIKGLCKRKDCTFLNYLCKKCLLKDAHDLFFEMRKQGIKPNVITYTTLIDALYKKRVVSKAKDILGTMKKLGIEPNVAKGMIVCLIDVVIM; from the exons ATGAGTAAGCTTGATTCTTCATTACTTCTTCATTCCATTGTTAATGGTGGAAGGAACCTTTCTAGTTTCCACTATTCTTTTGCTCGTTATTTTAACACCGTTTCTAATCACATGGAAACTTTAAGTGAGAATTCGATGTCTTTTAGGCAAAACCCAAAGAATTATCATCGCTTCGATAATGTTGATGATGCTTTGACTTTGTTTAATGAGATGATTGAGCAGCTCCCAAAGCGTTCCATTGttgaattcactaaattattagtagcCCTGGTTAGAATGAGACGTTATGCCACTGTTGTTTCTCTGTGTAGCCAAATGGAATTGTTGGGAGTTTCCCATAACGATTATTCTTTCAACATCTTGATTAATTGCTTTTGTCAACTTGGTGGAATTGATTCTGGGTTTTCTGTTTTGGTCAAAATGCTGAAGCTAGATGTTAAACCTGATGTTGTAACTTCTTCCACTTTGATTAAAGGACTTTGTAAACGAA AAGATTGCACTTTCCTTAACTATCTTTGTAAGAAGTGCTTGCTAAAGGATGCTCATGATCTCTTCTTTGAAATGAGAAAGCAAGGCATTAAGCCCAATGTCATCACATATACTACATTGATCGATGCACTTTACAAGAAGAGAGTGGTTTCTAAAGCCAAAGATATCCTTGGCACAATGAAAAAGCTAGGTATTGAGCCTAATGTTGCTAAAGGTATGATTGTTTGCCTAATAGATGTTGTTATAATGTAA